Below is a genomic region from Coprobacter tertius.
GATTACGCAGGACGACCTGCGAATACTGGGGGAAAAAGCATTAGCATGTAATATTAATTTCGTATGGGCAGCACATCCGGCAATGCAAGACAGTATCAGATTTTCGAGCCAATTGTTGATGAATCCCGGTATAGATGCTATTATGCAAAAATTCGACCATCTTTACAATTTGGGTATCCGGGGATTCGGTGTTTTTATCGACGATATAGCTTACACGCCACAAGGAAGCATGCAAGCCTATTTGGCCGATCAAGTAGAAAAAAAGCTCGCTTCTCATTATAATACTTCCGACTCCCGGCCTGAAGACCGGGTCTCACCCTTATTTTTCGTACCTACAACATATGCGCTTAATTATGGTAATTCATATACACTCAGAGACTTAAAAAACGTCGATACCCGTACTGTGATCGCCTTTACCGGGTATGACTGTTTCTCAAACATACGTGGTAGCGCATGTACCGATATGGCCGAAAGAATAAACCGTAACCCACTCATGTGGTGGAACAATCCGGTAAACGACGACCACGATGACCGCCTGTATATGAGAAAACTTACAACTCACTGGAAGATAGAAGATAAGCAGCCCATTTCCTCTCTTTTAGGTCTTATACTCAATCCTATGGCACAAGGGCAAGCCTCAAAAATAGCCCTTTTCGGAGGTGCAGACTATGCGTGGAATCCCGCAGCTTTTAACGACAATACCAACTGGGAATATGCAATTGCCAGTATTTCGGGTGGGAATACTAAAATAAAAGACGCACTACGTACATTTGCTCTAAATGCCGACGCTTTTTAGTAGAACCCGAAAATCTTAAATCCTTATATGATTCTTTCCGAAACGAATATTCAGCCGATCACCTTCCCTCTGTAACAGATCAGCTCATTTCAGAAATGCAAAAAATACACAATGCATGTGCTGTATTACAAACGATGAAAGACAGTAATGATAAAGACCTTGTTTTACTTTATGGTGAAATAAAAAGCTGGATTGCCAAATTAGAGGCGATGAGCGATGTTATCCTAAAATCATTACAATTTTTGAAATGCAAAGGTGAAGATAATTCTTCCCGGAAAAGTTATCTTATATTACAGGATAAATATAACACTTTACATACCGATTCGGCATATTTTATAACTCAACTCGAGGGATCAGGTACGAATACTATTAAAAAGATTTATGAAGTACATCCTTCGCAAATAAATATGGAGTCATTTATCGATTATATCGTGCCATTAACTAAAAAATATGCGTCATCATTGCACGAATGCCAGAAGTAGGCAAAATCAAAAGATTTTATCTGCGTTACAATTTATTACATAGCTAACTGATAATGAACCAATTTACCGATCAGGACAACAACAATTACTATTGTATTCTTCTTTAAAAGTTCTGTCTTTTCTTAATCCTTGTTAACCAGAAAAGACAGAGCATCAAACAACCTGTCCTGTGAGATCGGCTTGGTTATATATCCCGTAAAACCACTTTTCATAATACGATCGATGTCGTCGGAAAAAGCATAAGCGGATACTGCAATAACAGGAATATCTTTATCGAGAGCACGGATGCGGGCTACCGCCTCATAACCGTCTATTACCGGCATTTTTATATCCATAAGAATAGCTTCGGGGTGCTCTTCGATAAACATTTTCACAGCCTCCTCTCCATTCCAGGCGTGCAATAAAGTAAACTTATGTTTCAGCAGAGTATGATATAGCCGATAATTATCGGCTACATCTTCTGCGATTAACAACACCGGTTTCCCAGAAATTTTTATCGATCCCGGTACTTTTTCTCCTAATGTTTTTTCATCACTGTAAGAATCTTTCTTTTCAGGTAATACCGGTAGTGTAAACCAAAAAGTACAACCTCCCGATTCATTGGTTAACACACCTATTTCACCGTTTAAACGATGTACGATATTCCGGCAAATCGGTAATCCCAAACCTGTGCCGATAGTAAAAGTATCTAATTTTACAAATCGTTCGAAAACCTCCTGTTGTAATTCCACAGGAATTCCTTTTCCCGTGTCGGCAACATAGAAACGCAAGCCGTTATCTAAAAGGTCATATCCGAAACGGATACTACCCTTTTCGGTAAATTTCATCGCATTACTTACCAAATTGGAAATAACCTGTAATACCCGGTTATTATCTGTTTCTATAATACATTCTTTCAGAGAAGGCTCGAATATTATATCTACTGCAGGATGAAACGATTTGCTACGACTGCTCATTTCGAGTCCTTTCAACATCTCGTTCACATCTACTTTACCGAACACGAACTCAAGCGTATTTGCCTCTATTTTCGACAAATCGAGAATATCATTTATCAATTGCAACAACAGCTCGTTATTTCGAGCAATAATCGACATATATTCATTTTTATCCTCCACTTCTTCGGCTGTCGCTAACAACTGACTGAACCCTACAATCGCATTCAAAGGAGTACGTATCTCATGGCTCATATTAGAAATAAATAACGATTTCAGTCGATTTGAATTTTCGGCGGCTTCCTTAGCGGCTTTCAATTCGGCCGCAACTTTCAATCGTTCCGTCACATCCTCATATTTAAGAACGATACCCCTGATATGATCTTTATGACCTTTATCGAATACAGGAATCGCCGTAATCTCTACTGTCATCCCACCCGGAAGGCTACGTACCCCCTTTTCTATTTTACCCGAATGCATGGCTCTTCTCGCAGAACAACTGGGGCATGGTTCGTCTTGCCCTAATACCGACCGGTAACAACAGCCCCCCCTACTATAACGTGAAGCGAGAGGATGATGTGAATATTTACTCACATTCTCCCATTGTACGATATAATCGGGAGAAAGAAACACCAGTCCGTTATCGGTATGATTAAGTATCAATTGGTTTATTTCCTGAATTTCCTCTATACCCTTTTTAGCCTCAAGTAATCGCTCTTCATTCTGCTTATTCTCGGTTATATCTCTCAACGTACCGATAATGCGAGCCGGTAGACCGGATTCGTCTCGTTTATCGACAGCCAAATATAAATCATAACAAGTCTCGAATTTTCCTTTCACATCATAATATATTTCCCGATGTGCATTTTCTATCTGGCCTGTACGAATATCTTCAAGCATTTTTGAAACTTCTTCTCGTTCGCCGGGTCGAATATTCCGTACGACTTCCGAAACGCTTATTCCATTACGATCTTTAAAAAAATCTTCCCGGTTTTCCTTATATTCCGGAAATTTCAAACAGATATTATCCGCTATGACATCCCATATAACAGGTACCGTATAAGTAACCATAAATGCGATTCTCATCTGACGGTTGGCTTCCTGTAACTTTTCCTGTACCTCTATCAAATCGGTAACATCCCAACGGGTCGCCAACAACCAATGATGTACATCGTTAGAAATTACATCTTTATTCACTACTGAATAATGTTTTATTCCGTCGGGAGTGACATATATCTCCTGAGCGCGGTACGACCCACCCTCTTCAATAATTTTTTTATCGACTGATTGATAATAACAACCTCTTTCTTCTCCATAAATTTCGATATCGCTTTTACCGATAATCTGCTCGCGCGTATATCCTCCGTTCAATTCACATTGTTTATTCCAGAATATATATTTCAGTTGGTCATCGATATCTTTTACAATCAACGGCATAGGCATATTATCCAGTACGGCATTCAACAATTTTCCGTTCTGCTCAATTGCCATATCTTTTATTCTGCGCTCTGTAACATTTCGCTCGAAACAGGCAACCATTCCCTCGCTCACCCTTTTGTAACGACCCTCATAATATGATTTTTTTCCACGAAAAGTTATAGAATATTCCGCTTCCGATACTTTATCAGACTTCAATGCTTTTCGGACGGCCTCCAGCACTTCATCTACACAATCGGAATCTATACAAACTTTCAAGTTTCTGCCGATCAGTTCATCCGCCGGAACCGAGAGTTCTCCGGCATCACAGTTAAATATTTTACGGATATTAAAATTCTTATCGACTAAAAATATCATATCGGGAATCGATTTAATAATCTCATCCGACACTTCATTTATGCTTATGTTTAAACGTTTTCTCAGAAATCTGCGATATCTGAGGAAAATATAAATATTTAATAATAAAAGAAAAGCGACCCCGATTACATACCCGACCATTGTATTTTTTTATTGAAATGAAAATTAATTAAAGACACTCAAATAAGCTTTTCGGAAAAACATATAACTGTAACAAAAATACAAATATATTTTAAGAGTATTACCTTTTCTTATATGTTTCTACCTAAATGTCAGTTATTCTTTGTATTTCAAAACACAATGATTTTTTCTAAAATTTACTTTCTTTATTAATAAGAAAACATAACTACTATAACATGCATTATTTTATATAGAAATACGTTTACAGGAAATGCCTAATCGTTATAATTTAGGCAACAAAGACATGCTGCTGTAAATAACGTAAACTTAGACAATAATTTTAAAAACAATTTTTTCAGGCTAAATAAATCGTTTTCTATTTATTTTCAACAAAATGTAGAATAATTGTATTCTACATTTTGTTGAAACGTCAAAACTACTGTTTTGCGTTTACAGTTCTATTGCAATTATACGAAAGAAAATACTTTCTTTTTCCTCCTTAGATCTAGTCTATAATAATAATTATTTGCAAACCGATTAATGCTTTTTTGCCCACTGATTCGTAATTTAAAAGACACAGATAGTACTAAATCATACCGAAATTTACCGAAACATCTTCTTTCTATGTTTTTGATTTGTTGTAATAAATTCGTATTCTCACGATTTTCTCTTTACCGTACGTCGTTTAACCGTAGGACCCTTTTCGTCACTATCTTTAATAATCTTCATACTCTCCTCGTATGTAAGCGATGCCGGATCGGTTCCTTTCGGTATCTTATAATTCTTTTTCTTATAGGCTATGTAGGCGCCATAACGTCCATTAAGTATTTGCAAATCGACATCTTCTACAAAGCTCTTTATATGACGCCGGCTTTCCTGATCGCGTTTATCCATTATCAAATCAATGGCTTCCTGCAATGTAACCGACAAAGGAGCATAATCTTTAGGCAATGAAACATATTTACCGTCGTGACGGATATACGGACCGAACTTACCTACACCTACTACTACCTCTTTATCCTCGTACTCACCCAATATACGGGGTAAATCGAAAAGCTTCAGAGCTTCTTCGAGCGTAATCGTGCTCATCGACTGACCTTTGAGTAATGAGGCAAATTGTGGTTTCTCTTCATCTTCATTCGTTCCTATCTGAACCAACGGGCCGAATCGGCCGATTTTAACCGATACGGGTTTACCGGTTTTGGGATCGGTTCCGAGTACGCGTTCTCCAACTTTATGTTCCATTCTCAATGCCAGAGCATCTTTCACAACAGGGTGAAACAATTTATAAAAATTGTCGATAGCATCAGTCCACACCATTTTTCCTTCCGCAACATCATCGAACTTTTCTTCTACATTA
It encodes:
- a CDS encoding ATP-binding protein, whose amino-acid sequence is MIFLVDKNFNIRKIFNCDAGELSVPADELIGRNLKVCIDSDCVDEVLEAVRKALKSDKVSEAEYSITFRGKKSYYEGRYKRVSEGMVACFERNVTERRIKDMAIEQNGKLLNAVLDNMPMPLIVKDIDDQLKYIFWNKQCELNGGYTREQIIGKSDIEIYGEERGCYYQSVDKKIIEEGGSYRAQEIYVTPDGIKHYSVVNKDVISNDVHHWLLATRWDVTDLIEVQEKLQEANRQMRIAFMVTYTVPVIWDVIADNICLKFPEYKENREDFFKDRNGISVSEVVRNIRPGEREEVSKMLEDIRTGQIENAHREIYYDVKGKFETCYDLYLAVDKRDESGLPARIIGTLRDITENKQNEERLLEAKKGIEEIQEINQLILNHTDNGLVFLSPDYIVQWENVSKYSHHPLASRYSRGGCCYRSVLGQDEPCPSCSARRAMHSGKIEKGVRSLPGGMTVEITAIPVFDKGHKDHIRGIVLKYEDVTERLKVAAELKAAKEAAENSNRLKSLFISNMSHEIRTPLNAIVGFSQLLATAEEVEDKNEYMSIIARNNELLLQLINDILDLSKIEANTLEFVFGKVDVNEMLKGLEMSSRSKSFHPAVDIIFEPSLKECIIETDNNRVLQVISNLVSNAMKFTEKGSIRFGYDLLDNGLRFYVADTGKGIPVELQQEVFERFVKLDTFTIGTGLGLPICRNIVHRLNGEIGVLTNESGGCTFWFTLPVLPEKKDSYSDEKTLGEKVPGSIKISGKPVLLIAEDVADNYRLYHTLLKHKFTLLHAWNGEEAVKMFIEEHPEAILMDIKMPVIDGYEAVARIRALDKDIPVIAVSAYAFSDDIDRIMKSGFTGYITKPISQDRLFDALSFLVNKD
- a CDS encoding beta-N-acetylhexosaminidase family protein, whose product is MKTKIFIFLLCSTFLSELHAAGYTIYPIPQKMTTEITEITLTRKINVIVEDGVRNITIERLKEVFAKAGYKLLINPAKSTSQTQSNLWIGINGSEGPADKATSISRSVFTPGNNKFDPYILQIKNTLPKGKIVILGNNEGSAFYAMASLEQILEQAKGGPLKETSIEDFAYMQYRGIVEGFYGYPYTMACRLSLLEYCKRYKMNLYVYGPKGDPYHLGYWRRDYPTSLTPAEKENNMITQDDLRILGEKALACNINFVWAAHPAMQDSIRFSSQLLMNPGIDAIMQKFDHLYNLGIRGFGVFIDDIAYTPQGSMQAYLADQVEKKLASHYNTSDSRPEDRVSPLFFVPTTYALNYGNSYTLRDLKNVDTRTVIAFTGYDCFSNIRGSACTDMAERINRNPLMWWNNPVNDDHDDRLYMRKLTTHWKIEDKQPISSLLGLILNPMAQGQASKIALFGGADYAWNPAAFNDNTNWEYAIASISGGNTKIKDALRTFALNADAF